One stretch of Zonotrichia albicollis isolate bZonAlb1 chromosome 37, bZonAlb1.hap1, whole genome shotgun sequence DNA includes these proteins:
- the LOC141726644 gene encoding olfactory receptor 14J1-like, which yields MHNSLWDTRDISYSGCAAQLFFFLFFISAEYFLLTVMCYDRYVSICKPLHYGTLLGSRACAHMAAAAWASAFLNALLHTSNTFSLPLCHGNALGQFFCEIPQLLKLSCSKSFLRKLGVSVFTTFLAFGCFVFIVFSYVQIFRAVLRIPSEQGRHKAFSTCLPHLTVISLFVSTSFFAYLKPPSISSPSLDLAVSVLYSVVPPALNPLIYSLRNQKLKDALRKMMTSCF from the coding sequence atgcacaattccctctgggacaccagggacatctcctactctggatgtgctgcacagctctttttctttctcttcttcatttcagcagagtATTTTCTCTTGAccgtcatgtgctacgaccgctacgtgtccatctgcaaacccctgcactacgggaccctcctgggcagcagagcttgtgcccacatggcagcagctgcctgggccagtgcctttctcaatgctctgctgcacacatccaatacattttccctgcccctgtgccatggcaatgccctgggccagttcttctgtgaaatcccacagctcctcaagctctcctgctcaaaaTCCTTCCTCAGGAAACTTGGAGTTTCTGTTTTCACTACCTTCTTagcatttggttgttttgtgttcattgttttctcctatgtgcagatcttcagggctgtgctgaggatcccctctgaacagggacggcacaaagccttttccacctgcctccctcacctcaCCGTGATCTCCCTGTTTGTGAGCACCTCAttttttgcctacctgaagccgccctccatctcctccccatccctggatctggcagtgtcagttctgtactcggtggtgcctccagccctgaaccccctcatctacagcctgagaaaCCAGAAGCTCAAGGATGCCTTGAGGAAAATGATGACTAGCTGCTTTTGA